In Acinetobacter pittii, one genomic interval encodes:
- the tatA gene encoding Sec-independent protein translocase subunit TatA, protein MAGLSIWHVVIFAIVVILLFGTSKLKNIGKDVGGAVKDFKKSVREEDETATLNTPRTIDAQVKTPDSTSVKS, encoded by the coding sequence ATGGCTGGTTTATCTATTTGGCATGTCGTTATTTTTGCAATTGTCGTTATTTTATTATTCGGTACATCTAAATTAAAAAATATCGGTAAAGATGTTGGTGGTGCAGTAAAAGACTTTAAAAAATCAGTTCGTGAAGAAGACGAAACTGCAACGCTTAATACGCCACGTACAATTGATGCCCAAGTCAAAACTCCTGACAGCACATCAGTAAAAAGCTAA
- the tatC gene encoding twin-arginine translocase subunit TatC, protein MNQLPSTTVNSQENLDQMPIMSHLVVLRRHLFRIVGVTLFLFFCLLPFRNNTYQLLSEPLRLQLPTSSSMIATDVTATFMAPFKLNLFVALVLAMPFILYEIWSFVRPALYQKERHLALPLLIGSIVLFYAGVAFAYYITLPAILHFFISVSPETVAPMTDINSYLSFCLKLFLVFGLTFEIPIATLLLILIGVVNTKSLAEKRRFIIVGCFFVAMFITPPDAISMVMLAIPMWLLFELGLLFGKILEKRKTHSAE, encoded by the coding sequence ATGAACCAACTGCCTTCAACCACTGTAAATAGTCAGGAAAATTTAGACCAAATGCCAATCATGAGCCATTTGGTTGTTTTAAGACGCCATTTATTTAGAATTGTCGGGGTAACCTTATTTTTATTCTTTTGCTTATTACCCTTTAGAAATAATACTTACCAATTATTATCCGAACCTTTAAGGCTGCAACTCCCGACCTCCTCCTCAATGATTGCAACCGATGTCACTGCAACATTTATGGCACCTTTTAAACTCAATTTATTTGTCGCGCTTGTACTGGCAATGCCATTTATTCTTTATGAAATATGGTCATTTGTTCGTCCGGCGCTATATCAAAAAGAACGCCATTTAGCCCTGCCATTACTCATCGGTAGTATTGTCTTGTTTTATGCGGGCGTTGCTTTTGCATATTACATTACCCTTCCGGCAATTTTGCATTTCTTTATTAGTGTATCGCCTGAAACTGTTGCACCGATGACCGATATTAATAGCTATCTAAGCTTCTGCTTAAAGTTATTTTTAGTGTTTGGACTGACTTTTGAAATTCCAATCGCGACTCTCTTGCTTATTTTAATTGGTGTCGTAAATACAAAAAGTCTTGCTGAAAAAAGACGTTTTATTATTGTAGGATGCTTTTTCGTTGCAATGTTTATTACCCCACCAGACGCTATTTCAATGGTGATGTTAGCAATTCCCATGTGGTTGCTTTTTGAGCTTGGTCTGCTCTTCGGTAAAATTCTTGAGAAAAGAAAAACTCATTCTGCCGAATAA
- a CDS encoding PhoX family protein, with the protein MTTASNHPTRREVLKWFSGIPFLPLGAMATAATLAGCNDSDDSSVITPTPQPSKLKNAKFTAMSAPTTAADRATTLVNSKLKIDWENSTSTEYQLAYKPFFKTGDSVPKHGGGTIIAGGYFDVNGNPIMDKSVAGKERQFFSDCPDGSSLIQLEGAKVEGVANPVFHVVQFEYNSKDQAGGDTYGQLPSPIAILTLDQDPKTGHLELKKYFNVDTAPVHGLWITCGASLSPWNTHLSSEEYEPDAFNQGIGGTDPKYLGKYFFGDETKANPYNYGHLPEVTVNLDGTGSIKKHYCLGRISHELIHVMPDNRTALMGDDYTNGGFFMFVADKEKDLSAGTLYVAKYINTLTETSQASIQWIKLGHATSKEIEDLVAGGIKSTDIMESLTTNPNDASYTEITLAKKQLWVKLKPGMEKAAAFLETHRYAALKGASMAFTKMEGTNVNIKDKIAYSALANIQDSMVVGGKGYVAEHNVGFSKKITAGGVLAHKLGKSFTDNEGSAINSEWVPLYSYMLLMGEDLSEKDSLGNTAHPDKVASPDNLKFSETLRTLFIGEDSGNHVNNFLWAYNVDTKELTRLLSTPAGAESTGLHAVDSINGWTYIMSNFQHPGDSSSVPDDVKALINQNYNNGYSANVGYITADPIAPSVTTK; encoded by the coding sequence ATGACAACTGCTTCTAACCACCCAACACGTCGCGAAGTTTTAAAATGGTTTTCGGGGATTCCTTTCCTTCCATTAGGTGCGATGGCTACGGCAGCAACGTTAGCAGGTTGTAATGATAGTGATGATAGTTCTGTAATCACACCAACACCGCAACCAAGTAAATTAAAAAATGCAAAATTCACAGCAATGTCGGCGCCTACGACTGCAGCAGATCGCGCAACGACTTTAGTGAATTCTAAATTAAAAATTGACTGGGAAAACTCAACCAGTACTGAATACCAACTTGCTTATAAACCCTTCTTTAAAACAGGTGATAGCGTACCAAAGCACGGTGGTGGAACTATTATCGCGGGTGGTTATTTTGATGTTAATGGCAATCCAATTATGGATAAATCGGTTGCTGGTAAAGAGCGTCAGTTCTTTTCTGACTGTCCAGATGGTTCGTCTTTAATTCAATTAGAAGGTGCAAAAGTTGAAGGCGTAGCAAACCCTGTGTTCCACGTTGTTCAATTTGAATATAACTCTAAAGACCAAGCAGGCGGTGACACTTACGGTCAACTACCATCTCCAATCGCAATTTTGACTTTAGATCAAGACCCGAAAACAGGTCACTTAGAGCTAAAAAAATACTTCAATGTTGACACTGCTCCTGTTCATGGCTTATGGATCACTTGTGGTGCAAGTTTATCGCCTTGGAACACTCACTTATCGAGTGAAGAATATGAGCCGGATGCATTCAATCAAGGCATTGGTGGTACAGATCCAAAATATCTTGGGAAATACTTCTTTGGTGATGAAACTAAAGCAAACCCATATAACTATGGTCATTTGCCAGAAGTAACGGTTAACCTAGATGGTACTGGTAGTATTAAAAAGCATTATTGTTTAGGTCGTATTTCTCATGAACTTATTCATGTTATGCCAGACAACCGTACAGCGCTCATGGGTGATGACTACACCAACGGTGGTTTCTTCATGTTCGTTGCTGATAAAGAAAAAGATTTATCGGCAGGTACGCTCTATGTTGCTAAATACATCAATACGCTAACTGAAACATCACAAGCCAGCATTCAATGGATCAAACTTGGTCACGCGACAAGTAAAGAAATTGAAGATTTAGTTGCTGGTGGAATTAAATCAACTGACATCATGGAAAGTTTAACAACCAATCCAAATGATGCTAGTTACACTGAAATCACTTTGGCAAAGAAACAGCTTTGGGTAAAACTTAAACCAGGCATGGAAAAAGCGGCCGCTTTCTTGGAAACACATCGCTATGCAGCGTTAAAAGGTGCAAGTATGGCGTTCACCAAGATGGAAGGTACTAACGTAAATATTAAAGATAAAATTGCGTACTCTGCTTTAGCTAATATTCAAGATTCAATGGTTGTTGGCGGTAAAGGTTATGTTGCGGAACATAATGTAGGATTCTCTAAAAAGATTACTGCTGGTGGCGTGCTTGCACACAAATTAGGTAAAAGCTTTACAGATAATGAAGGCAGCGCAATCAATAGCGAATGGGTTCCTCTTTATTCATATATGTTGTTAATGGGTGAAGATCTTTCTGAGAAAGATAGCTTAGGTAATACAGCTCACCCAGACAAAGTTGCTAGCCCAGACAACCTGAAGTTCTCTGAAACTTTACGTACATTATTTATTGGTGAAGACTCGGGTAACCACGTGAATAACTTCTTGTGGGCATACAATGTAGATACTAAAGAGTTAACACGACTGCTTTCTACACCAGCAGGTGCAGAGTCAACAGGTTTACATGCTGTAGATTCAATTAATGGTTGGACTTACATCATGAGCAACTTCCAACACCCAGGCGATAGCAGCAGTGTACCTGATGATGTAAAAGCATTAATTAACCAAAATTATAATAATGGTTATAGCGCAAACGTCGGCTATATTACAGCAGACCCAATTGCCCCTTCTGTTACAACCAAATAA
- a CDS encoding tetratricopeptide repeat protein, which yields MKKTLFSTLFAGLLSMQAHADYIAQPQSVASQAARFSTMGINDLQKAAKAGQAGAQFYLGTHYQYGKDVAKDEKQAFAWFKAAADQGLSPAQLNVGRMYADGIGVKKDESMARKYFEKAASNGDNRASYNLAMMEEQKKNYVGAYQWYELSTRDGMLDNKVISLSEGKKTALAANLTQEQIRTARDRADKWIQAQ from the coding sequence ATGAAAAAGACATTATTTAGCACACTATTTGCAGGACTGCTAAGTATGCAGGCTCATGCAGATTATATCGCCCAGCCACAATCGGTTGCGAGTCAGGCTGCACGTTTTTCAACAATGGGGATTAATGATCTTCAAAAAGCAGCAAAAGCTGGTCAAGCAGGCGCGCAATTTTACCTTGGTACACACTACCAATATGGTAAAGATGTAGCAAAAGACGAGAAGCAAGCTTTCGCATGGTTTAAAGCAGCAGCTGACCAAGGTTTATCACCAGCACAACTCAATGTAGGCCGTATGTATGCCGACGGTATTGGTGTTAAAAAAGATGAGTCTATGGCTCGTAAATACTTTGAAAAAGCAGCAAGCAATGGCGATAACCGTGCAAGCTATAACCTCGCGATGATGGAAGAGCAAAAGAAAAACTACGTGGGTGCTTACCAGTGGTATGAGCTTTCAACTCGTGATGGCATGCTCGACAATAAAGTGATTAGCCTATCTGAAGGTAAGAAAACTGCTCTTGCAGCAAACTTAACTCAAGAACAAATCCGTACAGCACGTGACCGTGCGGACAAATGGATTCAAGCACAATAA
- the metW gene encoding methionine biosynthesis protein MetW, whose amino-acid sequence MRIDQQLAEKWIKPGSSVLDLGCGDGELLAHMSQKHQIRAYGLEIDQEKIAIAVSRGLNIIQQDLNLGLSRFADQSFDYVVMAQALQAVDAPDVLLRDMVRVGKQAIITFPNFAHWKTRSFLALKGMMPVSDALPYMWYNTPNIHLCTFKDFEALCAENQIQIINRLAVNGNQQGSLLSKHVPNLFGEVAIYRVSAL is encoded by the coding sequence ATGCGTATTGATCAACAACTGGCAGAAAAGTGGATTAAACCCGGCTCAAGCGTACTCGATTTAGGGTGTGGTGACGGTGAATTACTCGCTCATATGAGCCAAAAGCATCAAATTCGTGCTTATGGTTTAGAAATTGATCAAGAAAAGATTGCAATTGCCGTCAGTCGCGGGTTAAATATTATTCAACAAGATTTGAATCTCGGCTTAAGCCGCTTTGCTGACCAGTCATTTGACTATGTGGTTATGGCACAAGCTTTGCAAGCCGTAGATGCACCCGATGTTTTATTAAGAGACATGGTGCGTGTGGGTAAACAGGCCATTATTACTTTTCCAAACTTTGCGCATTGGAAGACTCGCTCTTTTCTTGCATTAAAAGGAATGATGCCTGTATCGGATGCTCTACCATATATGTGGTATAACACCCCCAATATTCATTTATGTACATTTAAAGATTTTGAAGCACTATGTGCTGAAAATCAGATACAAATTATTAATCGACTCGCCGTCAATGGAAATCAGCAGGGAAGCCTGTTAAGCAAACATGTTCCGAATTTGTTTGGTGAAGTCGCTATTTATCGAGTGAGTGCACTATGA
- the metX gene encoding homoserine O-succinyltransferase MetX: MSFPADSVGLVTPQKFQFEEPLHLECGRVLPRFELMVETYGTLNADQSNAILICHALSGHHHAAGYHHEDDKKAGWWDSCIGPGKAIDTNKFFVVSLNNIGGCSGSTGPTSPNPENDNRPYGPDFPLVTVRDWVKTQAMLSDRLGVNVWYAVVGGSLGGMQALQWSVDYPDRLQKCVIIASAPKLSAQNIAFNEVARQSILSDPDFHHGRYLENDSYPKRGLILARMVGHITYLSEEAMKQKFGRDLKSGKFMYGFDVEFQVESYLRYQGEQFSRNFDANTYLIMTKALDYFDPSREYGHSLTEAMGKTKCQFLIVSFTTDWRFAPSRSQEIVDALITNHKPVSYLDIDTEQGHDSFLFPIPLYVKTMRAFLGGEEHLKSTSLEAS; encoded by the coding sequence GTGTCTTTTCCAGCTGATTCAGTGGGGTTAGTCACTCCGCAAAAGTTCCAATTTGAAGAACCATTACATCTTGAATGTGGGCGTGTTTTGCCTCGTTTTGAATTAATGGTTGAAACTTACGGCACTTTAAATGCAGATCAATCAAATGCCATTTTAATCTGTCATGCTCTTTCCGGACATCATCATGCGGCTGGTTATCACCATGAAGATGATAAAAAAGCTGGATGGTGGGATAGCTGTATTGGCCCGGGTAAGGCAATCGATACAAATAAGTTTTTTGTAGTTTCGCTCAATAATATTGGTGGATGTAGTGGCTCAACTGGTCCAACATCACCAAATCCTGAAAATGATAACCGTCCTTATGGACCGGATTTTCCGTTAGTAACGGTGCGCGACTGGGTTAAAACTCAGGCCATGCTTTCTGACCGTTTAGGTGTAAACGTCTGGTATGCAGTGGTTGGTGGGTCATTAGGGGGCATGCAAGCCCTACAATGGTCAGTCGATTATCCTGACCGTCTACAAAAGTGTGTGATTATTGCCAGTGCACCAAAGCTTTCAGCACAAAATATTGCATTTAACGAAGTTGCGCGTCAGTCGATTTTATCTGATCCAGATTTCCATCATGGTCGTTATTTAGAAAATGATAGTTACCCGAAACGCGGACTAATTTTGGCTCGCATGGTCGGTCATATCACCTATCTTTCAGAAGAAGCCATGAAACAAAAATTTGGCCGTGATTTAAAATCTGGCAAATTTATGTATGGTTTTGATGTCGAATTTCAGGTCGAAAGCTATCTTCGTTATCAAGGCGAACAGTTCAGCCGTAACTTTGATGCCAATACCTACCTTATCATGACCAAAGCTTTAGATTATTTTGACCCATCACGTGAGTACGGTCACTCATTAACTGAAGCAATGGGCAAAACCAAATGTCAGTTCTTGATAGTCTCGTTTACCACTGACTGGCGTTTTGCACCAAGCCGTTCACAAGAAATTGTAGATGCACTTATTACTAATCATAAGCCTGTAAGTTACTTAGATATTGATACTGAGCAAGGTCATGACTCGTTCTTATTCCCTATTCCACTGTATGTCAAAACCATGCGCGCTTTCTTAGGCGGTGAAGAACACTTAAAATCGACATCACTGGAGGCAAGCTAA
- a CDS encoding AEC family transporter, with amino-acid sequence MALLLPVLAFITGLLLAQTSLAETIKPILSAWLARLLIPVVIIYNMVFYQPGSLSLMLFSFGSAFLIFFAYLALFKDRLLALCVSYTNMGWLGFPFAMALFGPDATAPIVALYIGMSLFGNAWAVTAVTTAPQSKLSILKKVLTSPPCISIFCALLLRLLGAQHLEHPAIHWVYEVAKFAMTFAGMCVLGMWLRRTRVHLKDLIYSTKAQAFKVACGVVLCGLTYRFLPIPNISQQIGVMFLMFCLPPAANIVALETHYQGTGRSAAYIASGTIVSCVCIAIYAVFLHLFV; translated from the coding sequence ATGGCGCTACTACTGCCTGTATTGGCATTTATCACAGGACTTTTACTTGCCCAGACTTCCCTTGCCGAAACCATAAAACCTATTCTTTCAGCTTGGCTTGCTCGCTTACTGATTCCGGTTGTGATTATTTACAACATGGTATTTTATCAACCGGGTAGTTTGAGTTTAATGCTCTTTAGCTTCGGTTCAGCATTTCTTATTTTCTTTGCATATTTAGCTTTATTTAAAGACAGATTATTAGCGCTTTGCGTGAGTTATACCAACATGGGCTGGCTTGGTTTTCCTTTTGCCATGGCTTTATTTGGTCCTGATGCTACGGCTCCAATTGTTGCGCTATATATTGGGATGTCTCTTTTTGGAAATGCATGGGCTGTTACGGCCGTCACCACCGCACCACAAAGTAAGCTCAGCATATTAAAAAAGGTTTTAACTTCACCACCGTGTATTTCAATCTTTTGTGCACTTTTGCTCAGGTTATTAGGGGCTCAACATCTCGAGCATCCCGCCATACATTGGGTATATGAGGTTGCCAAGTTCGCAATGACTTTTGCTGGCATGTGTGTATTGGGAATGTGGCTGCGTCGTACTCGAGTACATTTAAAAGACTTAATTTATAGTACGAAAGCTCAAGCATTTAAAGTTGCCTGTGGGGTTGTACTTTGCGGCTTAACTTATAGGTTTCTACCGATTCCAAATATTTCTCAGCAAATTGGAGTGATGTTTTTAATGTTTTGTTTGCCGCCAGCAGCCAATATTGTAGCACTAGAAACTCATTATCAAGGAACGGGTAGATCTGCGGCTTATATCGCTTCTGGGACGATTGTGAGTTGTGTGTGTATTGCGATTTATGCTGTGTTTTTACACTTGTTCGTCTAA
- the rdgB gene encoding RdgB/HAM1 family non-canonical purine NTP pyrophosphatase, whose product MSTPHWFDQGSLVLASNNKGKVAEFEKLFEQLKLPVEIIPQGRLNIPDAIEDGLSFIENAIIKARHASKISGKPAMADDSGICVPVLGGAPGIYSARYAGEHGDDAANNAKLLNDLLPYRKNGEVIEGMFVCVLALVTHAEDPLPQIFQGIWHGEILEAARGENGFGYDPLFWLPELQVSSAELSKEDKNKISHRGQAMQLFRESLV is encoded by the coding sequence ATGTCTACCCCACATTGGTTTGATCAGGGCAGTTTAGTTCTTGCCAGCAATAACAAAGGTAAAGTCGCAGAGTTTGAAAAACTTTTTGAACAGCTCAAGTTACCAGTAGAAATTATTCCTCAAGGTCGCCTTAATATTCCTGATGCAATCGAAGACGGCTTAAGCTTTATTGAAAATGCAATTATTAAAGCGCGTCATGCTTCTAAAATTTCAGGGAAGCCTGCTATGGCTGACGACTCTGGTATTTGTGTACCAGTCTTAGGCGGCGCACCTGGTATTTATTCAGCACGCTATGCTGGAGAACATGGTGACGATGCAGCAAATAATGCGAAATTATTAAATGACCTTTTACCCTACCGTAAAAATGGTGAAGTAATTGAAGGTATGTTTGTATGCGTACTTGCTTTAGTGACACATGCTGAAGATCCTTTACCACAAATTTTCCAAGGCATCTGGCACGGCGAAATTTTAGAAGCTGCACGCGGTGAAAATGGCTTTGGCTATGACCCATTGTTCTGGTTGCCTGAGCTACAAGTATCTAGCGCTGAACTTTCTAAAGAAGATAAGAATAAGATTAGTCATCGTGGGCAAGCGATGCAGTTATTCAGAGAGAGCTTAGTATAA
- the leuA gene encoding 2-isopropylmalate synthase — protein sequence MMLADPSKKYRRMYQRVDLPDRQWPNKEITKAPIWMSTDLRDGNQAIFEPMNMEQKFKMFKMLVKIGFKHIEIGFPSASQIDFDFTRMLIEENHIPDDVYIEVLVQARDHLIERTFESLAGAKRAIVHIYNSNSPTFRQKVLNVDVNGAKQLAINAAQKVKEYAAQYPQTDWIFQYSPECFSATELEVAKDVCDAVTEIWDARPDHKVILNLPATVEVSTPNVYADQIEWMHRNLARRDGVIISVHCHNDRGCGIAASELAIMAGADRVEGCVFGNGERTGNVDVAAIALNMYTQGVAPELDFSNINEVIATVEECTGLPVHPRHPYAGDLVFTAFSGSHQDAIKKGFEYQKNEEVWDMPYLPIDPKDLGRDYDAVIRVNSQSGKGGIAYLLESNYNVVLPRRLQIEFSQVVQQYADENGTEINAKEIWTLFKDTYVDVKNHHYTVKNYKLSDINGTQIIELDVDVEGETQQLRGEGNGPISAFLNALQLPIDVLNYEERSISSGANAKALTLIELQVKGTGKGSFGAGVHDNTVTSSIEAIIACTNRLIDQGVLSTDQVVAAAV from the coding sequence ATGATGTTGGCTGACCCTAGCAAAAAATACCGCCGTATGTACCAACGTGTGGATTTACCAGATCGCCAATGGCCGAATAAAGAAATTACAAAAGCGCCAATCTGGATGAGTACCGATTTACGTGACGGTAACCAAGCAATTTTTGAACCGATGAACATGGAACAAAAATTCAAAATGTTCAAAATGCTTGTGAAAATCGGTTTTAAACATATTGAAATCGGTTTCCCTTCTGCATCACAAATTGACTTCGATTTTACTCGTATGTTGATCGAAGAAAATCATATTCCTGATGATGTATACATTGAAGTTTTGGTTCAAGCACGTGACCATTTAATTGAACGTACGTTTGAATCTTTGGCAGGTGCTAAACGCGCAATTGTGCATATTTATAACTCGAACTCTCCAACCTTCCGTCAAAAGGTGTTGAACGTAGATGTTAATGGTGCAAAACAATTAGCAATTAATGCTGCTCAAAAAGTTAAAGAGTATGCTGCACAGTATCCTCAAACTGACTGGATTTTCCAGTACAGCCCAGAGTGTTTCTCTGCAACTGAATTAGAAGTCGCTAAAGATGTCTGTGATGCCGTCACAGAAATCTGGGATGCACGTCCTGACCATAAAGTGATTTTAAACTTACCTGCGACTGTAGAAGTTTCTACACCAAATGTTTATGCAGACCAAATTGAATGGATGCATCGTAATTTGGCACGTCGTGACGGCGTGATCATTTCTGTTCACTGCCACAATGACCGCGGCTGTGGTATTGCTGCCTCAGAACTTGCCATTATGGCAGGTGCTGACCGTGTAGAAGGCTGTGTTTTTGGTAATGGTGAACGTACAGGTAACGTTGACGTTGCAGCAATTGCGTTGAACATGTACACCCAAGGCGTAGCGCCTGAGTTAGATTTTTCTAACATTAATGAAGTGATTGCAACGGTTGAAGAATGTACTGGCTTACCGGTACACCCTCGTCATCCATATGCAGGTGACTTGGTATTTACTGCATTCTCTGGTTCACATCAGGATGCAATCAAAAAAGGCTTCGAGTATCAGAAAAACGAAGAAGTCTGGGATATGCCTTACTTACCAATCGACCCGAAAGATTTGGGCCGCGACTATGATGCTGTAATTCGTGTAAACAGCCAGTCTGGTAAAGGTGGTATTGCATACTTATTAGAATCGAACTACAACGTTGTATTGCCGCGTCGTTTACAAATCGAATTCAGCCAAGTTGTTCAACAATATGCTGATGAGAACGGTACTGAAATTAATGCCAAAGAAATCTGGACATTATTTAAAGACACTTATGTTGATGTGAAAAACCATCATTACACAGTCAAGAACTACAAGTTATCTGATATTAACGGTACTCAGATTATCGAACTTGATGTGGATGTCGAAGGTGAAACACAACAACTTCGTGGTGAAGGTAATGGACCAATCTCTGCGTTCTTAAATGCACTTCAATTACCAATTGACGTATTGAACTATGAAGAACGTAGTATTAGTTCAGGTGCAAATGCGAAAGCATTAACCTTAATTGAGCTTCAAGTAAAAGGTACAGGTAAAGGTTCATTTGGTGCCGGTGTTCATGACAATACAGTCACCTCATCCATTGAAGCAATTATCGCATGTACCAACCGTTTGATTGATCAAGGTGTTTTAAGTACAGATCAGGTGGTTGCCGCTGCTGTTTAA
- the tatB gene encoding Sec-independent protein translocase protein TatB: protein MLDVGMTELLCFAIIAILVLGPDKLPEAARFAGRWYVRLKRYITNLQNEIDQELRLSEFRKEMQEELNRIEALERKVQQQLEEIQKQNISENIDKTEAVKKMPQPIRICLPITGHYKVPYVEKFVPFTSSTDISETSPVKLKIAV, encoded by the coding sequence ATGCTTGATGTAGGAATGACAGAGCTACTCTGCTTTGCAATTATTGCAATTTTAGTTTTAGGTCCAGATAAACTACCGGAAGCTGCACGTTTTGCTGGCCGATGGTATGTTCGCCTAAAACGTTATATTACCAATTTGCAAAATGAGATTGATCAAGAGTTGCGTCTTTCTGAGTTTCGAAAAGAAATGCAAGAAGAGCTCAACCGCATTGAAGCACTAGAACGAAAAGTTCAACAACAACTTGAAGAAATCCAAAAACAAAATATTTCTGAAAATATAGATAAGACTGAGGCAGTTAAAAAGATGCCTCAACCTATTCGGATATGTCTTCCTATAACAGGCCATTATAAAGTTCCATATGTGGAAAAATTTGTGCCTTTCACATCATCAACTGATATTTCAGAGACATCACCTGTTAAATTGAAGATTGCCGTATGA